In the Nitrososphaerota archaeon genome, one interval contains:
- a CDS encoding ABC transporter ATP-binding protein, which produces MESLLEIKNLKVEYYTYEGIISALDIEYLKLNKREILGLVGESGCGKSTLALSILKILPPNGIIKNGNIFFNGLDLVKMNEKQMKKIRGKRISIVFQDPRASFNPLFTIGEQITRVLITHKNLSKKESLQKVENLFKMVGLPDPKRVINSYPHELSTGMCQRALIAMALSCNPDLLIADEPTSALDVSIQAQIIELLKDLKNKIETSILYITHDLAVAAQLTEKIAVMYAGNIVEIGNIEKIYDEPLHPYTQGLLKSIPKANTTKLEIISGEVPDLFNPPPGCRFHPRCPYAMEICKKQKPMLMNITENHVVSCFVYSEKNE; this is translated from the coding sequence ATGGAATCTTTACTTGAAATAAAAAACTTAAAAGTTGAATATTATACTTATGAAGGGATAATTTCTGCTTTAGATATTGAATATTTAAAATTAAATAAAAGAGAAATATTAGGCCTAGTTGGAGAATCTGGGTGTGGAAAATCTACTTTAGCTTTATCAATACTAAAAATATTACCTCCAAATGGAATAATTAAAAATGGTAATATATTTTTTAATGGATTAGACTTAGTAAAAATGAATGAAAAACAAATGAAAAAAATTAGAGGTAAAAGAATATCGATAGTTTTTCAAGATCCTAGAGCTTCTTTTAATCCATTATTTACAATTGGAGAACAAATAACGCGTGTTTTAATAACACATAAAAATTTAAGTAAAAAAGAGAGTTTACAGAAAGTTGAAAATTTATTCAAAATGGTTGGCCTTCCAGATCCAAAAAGAGTTATCAATTCTTATCCTCATGAATTAAGTACCGGAATGTGTCAAAGGGCACTCATAGCGATGGCCCTTTCATGTAATCCAGACCTTTTAATAGCTGATGAACCAACTTCTGCTCTTGATGTAAGTATACAAGCACAAATTATAGAATTATTAAAAGATTTGAAGAATAAAATTGAAACTTCAATTCTCTATATAACACATGATTTAGCTGTTGCAGCGCAACTTACTGAAAAAATAGCCGTGATGTACGCTGGTAACATTGTTGAAATTGGGAATATAGAAAAAATATATGATGAACCTTTACATCCTTATACGCAAGGCCTTCTAAAATCTATTCCTAAGGCAAATACTACTAAATTAGAAATAATAAGTGGCGAAGTTCCAGATCTATTTAATCCACCACCTGGTTGTAGATTTCATCCACGTTGTCCTTATGCTATGGAAATATGTAAAAAACAAAAACCTATGTTAATGAACATTACAGAAAATCATGTAGTATCATGTTTTGTCTATAGTGAGAAGAATGAATAA
- a CDS encoding ABC transporter permease, producing the protein MKGFLIKIIDPKKVLKSFRLKEFKYTLYVIRKNNLSIVGLFGLTSLFIIALIAPYIVPYPEDALGATHPERVFLPPSFEHPFGTDDLGRDIFSRVLYGTRIELVIGLIVISLSLIIGLPLGIISGYFGGFVGEFIMRITDMFLSFPPLLLALAISVSLGPSLTNAMIAIAIAWWPWYSRLAYEQTISIREKQFIEAAKATGISEFRILFYHILPNCLTPLIVQASMDLGSVILTAASLSFLGLGAQPPQPEWGLMCNIGRIYFLTNWWVATFPGLAIVISVLILNLLGDGLRDILDPKSRRFWRR; encoded by the coding sequence ATGAAAGGATTTTTAATTAAAATTATTGATCCAAAAAAAGTTTTAAAAAGTTTCAGATTAAAAGAATTTAAATATACTTTGTATGTTATTAGGAAAAATAATTTAAGTATAGTTGGATTGTTTGGTTTAACTTCATTGTTTATAATAGCTCTTATAGCACCATATATAGTACCTTATCCTGAAGATGCATTAGGTGCTACACACCCAGAAAGAGTATTTCTTCCACCATCTTTTGAACATCCATTTGGTACTGATGATTTAGGTAGAGATATATTTAGTAGAGTTTTATATGGTACTAGGATTGAACTTGTAATAGGCTTAATAGTGATATCTTTATCATTAATTATAGGTTTACCTTTAGGTATAATTAGTGGATATTTTGGAGGTTTTGTAGGAGAATTTATTATGAGAATAACTGATATGTTTTTAAGCTTCCCCCCTCTTTTACTTGCTCTTGCAATTTCAGTAAGTTTAGGCCCCTCCTTAACAAATGCTATGATAGCTATTGCAATAGCATGGTGGCCTTGGTATAGTAGATTGGCTTATGAACAAACAATTTCTATAAGGGAAAAGCAATTTATAGAAGCTGCAAAAGCTACTGGAATTAGTGAATTTAGGATATTATTTTATCATATTTTACCAAATTGCTTAACTCCATTAATAGTTCAAGCATCGATGGATCTTGGATCGGTTATTCTAACTGCAGCATCATTAAGCTTTTTAGGATTAGGTGCTCAACCACCTCAACCTGAATGGGGTTTAATGTGTAATATTGGAAGAATATACTTTCTAACTAATTGGTGGGTAGCTACTTTCCCTGGTTTAGCTATAGTTATTTCGGTTCTTATATTAAATTTACTTGGAGATGGTTTAAGAGATATCTTAGATCCAAAATCTAGGAGATTTTGGAGAAGATAA